The Pseudomonas sp. GD03919 region TGGCGAACCGTGCATTCAGGTGGTGATCCGCGCAAAAACCTCCAATGCCGAACTGGAAGAAAAACTACGCGAGATCAGCAGCCAGGATCTGGTCACCGGCCTGTTCAACCGCAATCACTTCCTCGAGCTGATGGACAACGCCGCCGAGCGCGCCGTCAACACCGGTCAGCCCTCGACCCTGGCGTACATCCGTGTCGACCGCTATGCCAGCATGCAGGGCGAGATCGGCCTGGCCGGCATCGACCTGCTGCTGACCGACCTGGCCGGCCTGCTGCGCGAACATTTCCCGGCGGATACCCAACTGGCCCGTTTCGGTGACGACGTGTTCACCGCCCTGCTCCCGGGCCAGACGCCCGAGCAGTGCCAAGCCAGCCTGGCGACCCTGCTGAAGAAGGTCGAAGCCCACCTGTTCGATGTCAGCGGCCGCACCGCGCAGACCACCCTGTCGATTGGCGTAGCCGGCCTCAGCGAGAAAACCGCCAAGGCGCAGGAAGTCCTCGATCGCGCGCACCGCTGCGCCGACGAGCTCAATGACGGCAATGCCATCAAAGTGTTCAACCCGGCCGATGAGCTGGCCGCAGCCGCCAACCGCGGCAACCTGCTGGCGATGGTGCAGCAAGCACTGGAGAACAACAGCTTCCGGCTGCTGTTCCAGCCGATCATTAGCCTGCGTGGCGACGCCCACGAACATTACGAAGTGCTGCTGCGCCTGCTCAACCCACAGGGTGAAGAAGTGCCGCCGGCGCAGTTCCTCGCCGCGGCCAAGGACGCGGGCCTGGGCGAGAAGATCGACCGCTGGGTGATCCTCAACTCGATCAAGCTGCTGGCCGACCACCGCTCCAAAGGCCATAACACCCGTCTGTTCGTGCACCTGTCCAGCGCCAGCCTGCAGGATCAAACGCTGCTGCCCTGGCTCAGCGTGGCACTCAAGGCCGCTCGCCTGCCGTCGGACTCGCTGGTGTTCCAGTTCAGCGAACCGGACGCCATCGCCTACCTGAAGCAGGCCAAAACCCTGACCCAGGGCCTTGCCGAACTGCACTGCAAAATCGCCCTGAGCCAGTTCGGCTGCGCACTGAACCCGTTCAACACACTCAAGCACCTGCAGGTGGACTTCGTCAAAGTCGACGGTTCGTTCTCCCAGGACCTGAGCAATGCAGAGAACCAGGAAGCGCTGAAAACCCTGCTCAGCAGCCTGCATGCGCAGGCCAAGCTGACCATCGTGCCCTTCGTCGAAAGTGCCAGCGTACTGGCCACGCTGTGGCAGGCCGGGGTCAACTTCATTCAGGGCTACTACCTGCAGGGCCCGAGCCAGTCGATGGACTACGACTTCTCGGCCGGCGACGAATAAGTCCTGCCGACGAAGAAGCCACCTGAACAGGTTAATGCCGATCAGATAAGGTGGCCGTGGCCAAAGCGGCTTTTCGTAGGAGCCCCGCCTCGGGGCGAAGTTTTTCGATGGCGCGTCACCCTGGTTCGCGGCGGGGCGCCGCTCCTACCCATTGGCTGCGTCGACGCTTAACTGACTGGCATTAACCTGAACAGGTGGCTTTTTATATCCGAGACGGCGCAGGTGCTTATTCCTGCCCCTCACGGTCGCGAAAACCCAGCAGATAAAGAATGCCATCCAGCCCCAGGGTGGAGATCGCTTGCTTGGCCGATTGCTTGACCAGCGGCTTGGCCCGGAAGGCCACACCGAGACCGGCCAGGCCAAGCATCGGCAGGTCGTTGGCGCCATCACCAACGGCGATGGTCTGCTCCAGCTGCAAGCCCTCCTTCTGCGCCAGCTCGCGCAGCAGATCCGCCTTGCGCTGCGCATCGACGATGGGCTCGACGGCCACGCCGGTGACCTTGCCATTCTCGATCTGCAGCTCGTTGGCGAACACGTAGTCGATACCCAGCTTGGCCTGCAGCTGCTTGGCGAAATAGGTGAAGCCACCGGAGAGAATCGCGGTCTTGTAGCCCAGACGCTTGAGTTCAGCGAACAGCACCTCGGCACCTTCGGTCAGGCGCAGCGAGGCGCCGATCTCTTCCAACACGTCTTCCGACAGGCCCTGCAGCAAGCCCAGGCGCTCCTTGAAGCTGGCGCGGAAATCCAGCTCACCGCGCATGGCACGCTCGGTAATCTCGGCCACCTGTTCGCCAACGCCGGCCGCCTTGGCCAGCTCGTCGATCACCTCGGCCTCGATCAGCGTCGAATCCATGTCGAACACGGCCAGGCGGCGGTTGCGACGGAACACCGAGTCGCGCTGGAAGGCGATGTCAACATTGAGCTCCTGCGCCACGCTGAGAAATTCGGCGCGCAGAGCTGCCGGATCAGCCGGCTCGCCACGCACGGAAAACTCGATGCAGCCCTTGCCCTGCTCGGCCGGCATGTCCAACGGCATACGCCCGGAAAGGCGGTCGATATGGTCGATGTTCAGGCCGTACCTGGCGGTGATCGCACTGACCCGGTGCAGCTGCTCGGCGCTGACCTTGCGCGTCAGCAGGGTGACGATATGACGGGCCTTGCCCTGGCCGCCGACCCACTGCCGATAGTCGTCTTCGGAGACCGGGGTGAAGCGCACCTGCTGATCGAGTTCGTAGGCGGTGAACAGCAGATCCTTGAGCACCGCCTGCGAGCGGCCATTGTCCGGAATCTCGATGAGGATGCCGAACGACAGAGTGTCGTGGATCACCGCCTGGCCGATATCGAGAATGTTCACCCCGCCCTGAGCCAGCACGCCGGTGATGGCAGCAGTGAGTCCGGGGCGGTCTTCGCCGGTGATATTGATCAGGACGATTTCGCGCAAGACGCACCCTCCAGGGCAAACGATTGAGGCAAGCCAGCAGTGAAATGACTGCCGACCGACGAAAAGGCGCACATTCTACCCAGTTTCCCGTCGATCCGGGCAGCCGTGCGCTTTGCCCACCCCAGAGCGCTCGCTATACTGCGCGGCAACTTCAGTCGACAAGAGCCGAGCTCTGTGAACCGGCCCGCGCCCGTCAAACCCGATAACTTCTTCCTCCTGATCTTCCACGCGCTGCGTCAGCGACGCGTGCCTCTGGTGCTGCGCATCGCCAGCCACAGCCTGCTGCTGGTGGCGCTGGCCATGCTCATCTATGCCTGGGTCATGGGCATGCAGTTCAAGCAGGCCATGCAGCAGCAGGCCGACGCCCTCGGCCAGGCGCTGATTACCCAGACGGCCGCCTCCGCGACTGAGCTGCTGGTGTCCAACGACATCCTCAGCCTCAACGTGCTGCTCAGTAACCTGGCGAAGAATCCACTGGTCGCGCACGCCGCGATCTACAGTGTGGATGACCGCATCCTTGCCGAGGCGGGCTCGCGCCCGACGCGCAGCGTACTGGGCGAAACCGAGGGTCTGTACTCCACCTCCATCACCTTTCAGGAGGTGATGGCCGGGCAGTTGCGCATTAGCTTGGACATGAGCCAGTTCCAGCAACCGATGACCATCAGCCTGCAAAGCATGGGCATCCTCAGCCTGATCCTGCTGGCACTCACGCTGTCACTGAGCATGCGCCTGGGCCGGCACATCTCCACGCCGCTGCTGCAGATGCGCCTGTGGCTACGCGACCCGGACGACCCCGCCCCGGGTGCCGGACGCAACGACGAAATCGGCGATCTGGCGCGCCAGCTGCAAGCACGCCTGGTGCCGGAAAAGCCCGAGCCGGAGCTGGAGCTGGATGAGCAGCCGCTGCTCGACGAGGTCGACGACTACCTCCCGGAAGAAGACAACGACGAGCCGCAACAGCCGCGCGCCAGCCATACCTTCGATGAACGGGACAGCGACGACGAGACGCTCAAGCCCTGGCCCGAGGCGATTGAACCGGACGATCCCTTCGCCGACCTGCGCGACGAATCCGCAGCCGCCGCGCCCGTCGCCCAAGTGCCGCGCCAATCGCAGGCCAGCGCGGTGCTGGCCATTCAGCTCGGCGCTCAGGAACAACTACGGCGTCTGCCGCGCACACGCCTGATGGAACTGCTGGAGCGTTATCGTGCCTGCCTCGATCAGGCTGCCGCGCTGTACCAGGGACAACTGCACACGCTCAAGGACGGCAGCAGCCTGATGCTGTTCCACGAACGCGAATGCGGCGAGGACTACCTGACCCACGCCATCTGTTGTGGCGAATTGATGCGCGCCCTGGGCCATGCCCTGCAGATCGAGGTCGCCGACAGCGGCATCACCCTGCAGCTGCAATTGGGCCTGACCCTGGGCAGCGATCTGGAAGAACTGGGCCAGGCCGAGCTGCTGCTCAGCGACAGCGCCCTGGATGCCCTGGCACTGTCACAACACAGCCGCAACCTGCTGCTGGTCGAGCAGCGCGTCGCCCAGGACACCCTCGCTCGCCAACGTGCGCGCATTCGTCCGATTGCCAGCCCGGAGGGTGCCAGTTGCGTGGAGCGCCTGCTCGATCCTTATCCGGCCCTGCTGGAGCGGCAACTGACGCGCATGCACGACAGCCGGGCACACTGAGGCCCGGCGTCACTCAAGCACTGGCCAATGCGCGCCGCTGTGGCGACTTCACACCGTAACGCTGCAGCCAGTCCGCCCAGCGCACCCGCTCGTCACGTACCAGCCAGCCCTCCTGCTCGGCGAAGCTCTCCGACAGCCACAGGCCGCGGGTACCGGCAGGCCGCAACTCGCCTTTGCTCAGGGTGAACAGCTCGCCACTGGGCGCCCCCCGGTGCAGCGCCAACAGGTAAAGATCCGGGCGACGACGCTCCAGCCGCGCCACCAGCCGGCCCTCCTCCAGGCATTCATCGACATGGAACAGACTCAGCTGGCGGGCATCGCGCGGCAGCTCCAGACTCATGTCATAGACCAGCTGCAAGGATGCCGTAGGCAGATGCACATAGGCACGCGGGCGCTCGAGCAGGGTCAGGTTGCCACACTGCACCGGTAGCGCTGCACCGGACAGCGGACTGAGGCTGAAGTGACTGGACTCACGGTAGCGCAGGGCGCCCTGATAGGGCGTGGGCAGCCAGGTATCGCCGAAGCGCCCGCTCAACCAGCCATCGGCGCTTTCCAGCAGACATTCCTCGGCCACCTCCTGAATGGCGGTGAGCAACGGCAGATTGAGCTCATGCGCCGGCACGTAGCCGGAAATCAGCTTGAGCACGGTGTCGCCACGATCCGGGCGACGCTGGCGCACCAGCAGCCAGTAATCGCGCCCGTGCAGACGCAGGGTCAGGCGTACCGACACGCCCAGATTGGCCAGCTCGACGGAAAAGCGCGAGCTGTTCGCCACCTCAAGCGGGCGGCGCCGCTCGAGCATCTGCTGAAAATTCAGCGGCTGCCCCAGGCTCTGGTAACTCAGCCCATCCGGGCCGGCCTCGACGAACAGTGGCAGGGTCTTGAACGTGCTTGGGTCCTTGCGGATCAGCGTACGTGGCATCTCGGCTCCTCTTTCCGGCGGGGCGTGAGGCGACTAGCAAGCCGGCACTCACGCGCGGGTCAGGTTGCGACGAAAACCGCTCAAGGCTGCCCCAAGCGGGCCACTCCATACAACCCAGGACCTGTAAGAGGACGTGACCGACCTAATCGATGCCCTGCAAAATAGCCGCAACAGTCGCGGCATTGGCCGCCAGATGCGCAGGCGTGATGGTGCCGACGATGGCGCTGCTGACTCCCGGATGCGCGAAAATCAGCTCGAAACTGGCGCGTACCGGATCGACCCCTTCGGCCAGGCAGGCGTGACCGCTGGCCAGCGCCTTCTTGATCAGGATGCCCTTGGCATGACGGGCAGCGTAGTCGAGCACCGGCTTTTCGCCCTGCTCGCCGAGGTTGTAGGTGACCATGGCGCAGTCACCCTGCTGCAACGCCAGCAACCCGCCCTCGACGGTCTTGCCGGAAAGGCCGTAGGCGAGAATCTTGCCTTCGCGCTTGAGCTCGGCCAGCGTCTCGTACACCCCTGTCTCGCGTAGCACTGCCAGATCGTTACCGTCGGAGTGCACCAGCAACAGGTCGATACGATCGGTTTCCAGGCGCTTGAGACTGCGCTCGACGGACAGCCGCGTATGCGCCGGCGAGAAGTCGAAGTGCGACTGCCCCTGCTCGAACTCTTCGCCGCTCTTGCTGACGATCACCCACTCATCACGCTGGCCACGCAACAGCGGGCCAAGGCGTTGCTCGCTGATACCGTAGGCCGGCGCGGTATCGATCAGGTTGATGCCCAGCTCGCGCGCCTGCTGCAGCAAGGCCCGCGCCTGCGCATCGTCAGGAATGGTGAAGCCATTCGGGTACTTCACCCCCTGATCGCGCCCCAGTTTGACCGTCCCCAGGCCCAGCGGCGAAACGCGCAAGCCGGTGGAGCCCAGCGGGCGATGCAGATCGTGCAGGGTGCTCATGGCAGCAACGCCTCCCATACCGGCTGACCCAACGCAGGGCGTGGTAGATCGGGCAGCGGCGCATGGCCAGCCGGCTGCACCATATCCCGCTGCAGGGCGGCCAGTACGCGGTCGGCGAAATCCGGCGCCAGCGCCAGTTTGGTCGGCCAGCCCACCAGCAGGCGCTGCTGTTCGGCCAAAAATGCATTGTCGGGACGCACCAGGCCCGACTGCGCCGGCTCGGCACGGTCGACACGCAAGGTGGCCCAGCGCGTCTGACGCTGATCGACCCAGGGCAGCAAGGCTGCCATTTCCTTTTGCGCGGCCTGAATCTGCGCCGTTTCGTCGCGGGCGACACCATCGGCTTCGGCCAGATCGCCACCGAGGTACCAGACCCACTGTCCGTCCGCCGCCGGATGAGTGGTGACGGTCACCCGCGGCTTCGGCCCACCACCCAGACAATGCGCGTACAGCGGCTTCAGCGCCGGCCCCTTGGCCAGCACCATATGCAAAGGACGCAACTGCTGCGCCGGCTGTTCGATACCCAGCGCAGCAAGCAGCTCGGCGTTACCCGCTCCCGCACTGAGCACCACGCGCTGCGCACGAATCGGACGCCCATCGACGATCAAGCCGCACAGCTCGCCATTGTCTTGCAGCGGCTCGATACGTTCGGCCGCCAGCAGGCTGTCGCCAGCCAACTCGGCCAGGCGGGCGATCAGGCTCGGCACATCGAGCACCAGCTCGGCCAGACGATAGACCTTGCCCTTGAACTTCGGATGCTGCAGCGCCGGCGGCAACTGCTCGCCCTTGACCTGATCGACCCGGCCGCGCACCGCCTTGCTGGCAAAGAAGCTGGTGAGGTTGCCGGCCAGGGTACCGGGCGACCACAGGTAATGCGCGTCGGAGAGGACGCGCACGCCGGACAGATCCAGCTCGCCATTACCCGCCAGCGCCTCGCGCCAGCGCCGTGGCATGTCGGCAATGGCCTCGGAAGCGCCGGTCAGCGCACCGTGCAGGGCGTACTTGGCGCCGCCATGGATGATGCCCTGCGATTTCAGACTCTGCCCGCCGCCCAGGCTGCCGCGCTCCAGCAGCACGGTGGCGAAGCCCTGCTGACGCAGGCGCGCATTGAGCCAGAGACCGGCGATACCGCCGCCGACGATCAGGACATCGGTGCTGAGAGCTTGGGACATGAACGCGCCTCGCAGAAAAACAGGCGCGCAGTATAACCCTCGGGGCCGCTACACGCGGCAAGCTTCAGGCCGCAAACGTAACCCTGACGCCCCGCTTCAATGGCCGGTGGCACTGGAAAACAACTGGATCACCACCACGCCACTGACGATCAGGCCCATGCCGAGCACAGCCGGCAAATCGAGTTTCTGCTGATAGATGAACATCGCCGCGATGCTCACCAGGACGATGCCCAGGCCCGCCCAGATGGCGTAGGCAACGCCCACCGGAATGGTGCGCACCACCAGTGTCAGCATCCAGAAGGCAATGCCGTAGCCGCCCACCACCAGCACCAGCGGCAAAGGCTTGTTGAAACCATCGATGGCCTTCATCGATGTGGTGGCGACCACTTCGGCGGCGATGGCAATGGCGAGATAGAGGTATCCGGGCATGATGGCGACTCCTGAGCGAGGCTGCCGATTCTAGTCGGCATAGCGATGAGATAAAGTCATTACCTATCTGCAGTGGAGATAGGTATGAACTGGAACCTCGATCAGCTCCATCTGTTTGTACGCACCGCCGAGTGCCGCTCCTTCTCTGCCGTGGCACGCGAAAGCGGTCGCGCGCAGTCGGCGGTGAGCACTGCCATCGCCCTACTCGAAACGGATCTGGGCGTCGCCCTCTTCGAACGCAGCAGCGGTCGCCAGCCACAACTGACCGAGGCAGGTGCGGCGCTGCTGGAGCAGGCCCGCAGCGTGTTGCAGCAGTGCGAGCGCCTGGATGGTCGCGCACTGGGCCTGGCACGCGGCGAGGAGGCGCGCCTGCGCCTGGCGCAGGATGAGGCCATGCCCTATCAGCCGGTGCTGGCCAGCCTGGAAGCACTGGCCGAAGCCTTCCCCCTGCTGGAGGTTCAGCTCTCCAGCGGCGCGCAGGGCGATGTGGCGCGCAAGCTGCTCCAGCGCCAGGCCGATCTGGGCCTGCTGTTTCATCACGAACAGATGCCCAGGGAACTGGAAAGCCAGCGCCTGGGCACCATCGAGATGGTCACGGTATGCAGCCCACAGCACCCGCTGGCGGCACTCGACAGCGTGGAACGCCGCGACCTGGCCGAGCATCGCCAGTTACTGATGACGCCACAGGACAGCCACTACCCCGGCGGCGAGCAGATCAGTCCACTGGTGTGGCGCGCCGACAGCTTCTACGTGATGGCCGAGCTGGTGATTCGCGGTGTTGGCTGGGCCTGGTTGCCGCGCCATGTGGCGCAATACCCGACCTACCAGGGCCACCTGCAGGAGCTGCGTAGCGACTGGGCGCCGCTGCCGCTGGTGGTGGAGCTGGTCACCCGCCGCGACGGTGCGCTCGGCCCCGCTGCCAGCTGGCTGGCCGACTGCCTGGCGCGCGAACTGTTGCGACCGCAGGCATGACTGCCCTTCCAGCGCATCGCCGGCGACGATAAGCTGCGCCCCCATGAACAGACTCCTCTACACCCTGCTGCTGCACCTGGCCCTGCCCCTGATCGCCCTGCGCCTGGCCCTGCGCGCACGCAAGGCACCGGCATACGCACGGCGCATCCACGAACGCTTCGCCCTCGGCCTGCCGGCAATGAAACCCGGCGGCATCTGGGTGCACGCGGTCTCAGTGGGCGAAAGCATCGCCGCTGCGCCGATGATTCGCGCATTGCAGACACGCCATCCCGAACTGCCGATCACCGTAACCTGCATGACACCAACCGGCTCCGAGCGCATCCAGGCACTGTTCGGCGACAGCGTGCAGCACTGCTACCTGCCTTACGACCTGCCTTGGGCCGCTGCACGTTTTATCAATCGCGCGCAGCCGCGCCTGGCAGTGGTGATGGAAACCGAGCTGTGGCCCAACCATATCCACCAATGCGCCAAACGCGGCATTCCGGTCGCCCTGGCCAACGCAAGGCTGTCCGAACGCTCGGCACGGGGTTACGCCCGGTTCGGCAAACTCACCGCACCGATGCTTGCCGAACTGTCGCTGATCGCCGTGCAGACTCAGACCGAAGCCGAGCGCTTTCTCGATCTGGGCGCCCGCTTCGAGTGCGTGGAGGTGACCGGCTCGATCAAGTTCGACCTGATGATCGATGCTGAACTGCTGCAACGCGCAGATGCCCTGCGCCAGCAATGGCAGGCCACGACTCGACCGATATGGATCGCCGCCAGCACCCACACCGGCGAGGACGAGATCATCCTCGCCGCCCATCACCAGTTGCTGAAGTCTCGACCGGATGCCCTGCTGATCCTGGTGCCGCGCCACCCCGAGCGTTTCAACACGGTGCATGAGCTCTGCATCAGCCAAGGGCTGACCACACGCCGCCGCTCCACGGCAGAAGCCGTGCAAACCAGCGATCAGGTGCTGCTGGGCGACACCATGGGTGAGCTGCTGTTTCTCTACGCCCTGGCGGATATCGCCTTCGTCGGCGGCAGCCTGGTGGCCAACGGCGGGCATAACCTGCTGGAGCCGGCCGCGTTGGGCAAGCCCGTGCTGAGCGGCCCGCACCTGTTCAACTTCCTGGAAATCGCCGCGCAGTTGCGCGAAGCCGGCGCCCTGAACGAAGTGGAAAACGCCGGGCAGTTGGCGGACAAGGTTGCGGCGCTGCTGAACGAACCGAGCGAGATGCAGCGCATGAGCCAGGCGGGCCTGAGCGTGCTCAAGGCCAACCAGGGCGCGCTGCAGCGATTGCTGGAGGGCTTGCAGCGTCTTCTGTAGCCGGATGTAATCCGGGCTACGCTTGGCAATCGTCAGGGCGGGTAGGGTGGGCTTCAGCCCACCACATCCAGAGCGACCACTGTTGGTTGGCCGAAGCGGTTCGCCACCCGCCCCCTACGCTCTGTCTGATACGCAACCGCACTTGAAAGCAAAAGCCCGACTCGCGTCGGGCTTTTTCATCTCAGCGCTTGCCTCAGAAATCCTGATTGTTCTTCAGGCGATCCTCGGCGGCCGAGGCCAGGTCCGGCGGCAGGAAATCCTTGTCCGGGTTGTAGTCCGGCTTGAGGAAACTGCCCAGCGCTTCCAGGTCAGCCGGGCTCAGAGTGCCGGCGGCCTGTTTGAGGCGCAGGTTATTGAGGATGTAGTCGTAACGTGCGTCGTTGTAATTGCGCACGGCGCTGTAAAGCTGACGCTGGGCGTCGAGCACGTCGACGATATTGCGGGTACCGACCTGATAGCCGATCTCGGTGGCCTCAAGCGCGCTCTGGTTGGAGATGATCGACTGGCGCCGCGCCTGCACGGTCTCCACATCGGTGTTCACCGCACGGAACAGGTTGCGGGTGTTCTGCACCACCTGACGACGCAGGCTCTCGCGCAGCTGCTCAGTCTGCCCCAGGCGCTGGTAGGCCTCGCGTACCTGCGAGCTGGTCAGGCCACCGCTGTAGATCGGGATATTCAGTTGCAGACCGATGGAACGCTGTGAAACGTCGCCACTGAAGGTACGCCCAGTCGCCGCACTGTTGGTAAAGCCCAGGCTGTCGTTGTCGCCCTGCTGATAACTGGCCACGGCATCCAGGGTCGGCGCATGGCCGGCCTTGCGCTGCCGCAGGTTCTCTTCGGCAGCCGTCACCGCATACAAACTGGCCTGCAGGTTGAGGTTCTGCGCCGCCGCCGTATCGACCCAGGACTTGGCATCGTTCGGCGTTGGCGCCAGCACCGGCAGGCTGTGCACGATCCCTTCAACCGCCACGTAATCGCGGTTGGTCAGGGTCACCAGCGCTTCGAAGGCATCATCTACCGCGCGCTCGGCGAGCAGGCGATTGGCACGGGCGGTATCGAAACCGGCCTGCGCTTCGAGCACGTCGGTCTTGTCGGACAGGCCGACATGGAAGCGCTCGTTGGCCTGATCCAGCTGACGCTTGAAGGCCGCCTCTTCGGCCCGGGTCGAGGCCAAGTTGTCCTGGGCGCGCAGCACGGCGAAGTAGGTTTCGGCGCTCTGCAGGATCAGGTTCTGCTCGGTGGCAGACAATTCCAGCGCAGCCTGCTCGCTGGTGGCCTCGGCCGCCTGCAGCTGGAACCAGCGATCAGCGCGGAACAGCGGCTGGCTGAGGTTGGCCTGATAGACCAGACCACTGCGCGAACTGGTGGCGCTGGGCGAATCGATTTCGGTGCGCGTATCGCCGTAGTTGGCGCCCGCGGACAGGTTGGGCAGCAGGCCGGCACGTGCTTGCGGCACCACTTCACGGCGAGCCTGATAATCGGCGCGCGCGGCAGCAATATCTGCGTTGTTCTTCGCGGCTTCCTGATACACGGTGACCAGGTCGGTCTTGCTCGACAGCGGGGCCTCTGCGGCCTGAGCCAGGCCCACCGAAGCGGCGGCCACGGCGATTGCCAGGGAAAGTCTGCGCAACATGATGGATGTCGATCCTTGAGTAGGCGGTAATCGGCAAGGCTACGGCCCGCTGCAGGCAGGGGTCAAGCGCGCCATGGACGGCATCAGTCTAGCTGGCGGCAAGCTATGTTGCTCGTCGGCAACAATCCGCCATCAGCAGCGTGAGCAGTCGCTTTCCGACGCATGGGTCGATATTTATTGACCACCGAGTTGGTTTTCTCCTATCAGCTTGTTTAGACTGCCCAAGTTCTTGTCGGGGTGCCCCAAATGCGGGGCTGAGATTGGCAGCTGCCGGATCCCGTTGAACCTGATCAGGTTAAGGCCTGCGTAGGGAACAAGATGTCCTCGCCAGTGTACCGGCGAGTCCTCTCGGCACCGCCCACGGTGTATCTCGCGCCCTTCGTCCGCTCAGGTTCCAACTCCGACATCTATCCCGGAGAGAGCCTTGATGAGCACACAACAACAAAAGAACCTGAGCGAAAGCGCCCAGGTCGACCAGCAGTCGGTACAGCCCTTCCCCCGTTCGCAGAAAGTCTACGTACAAGGCTCGCGCCCGGACATCCGCGTGCCGATGCGCGAGATCAGCCTGGACGTGACGCCGACCGACTTTGGCGGTGAGATCAATGCGCCAGTCACCGTCTACGACACCTCCGGCCCCTACACCGACCCGAACGTCACCATCGACGTGCGCAAGGGCCTGGCCGACGTGCGCAGCGCCTGGATCGAGGATCGCGGCGATACCGAAAAGCTGCCGGGCCTGTCCTCGGAGTTCGGCCAGCGCCGCCTCAACGATGCCGAGCTGTCGGCGATGCGCTTCGCCCACGTGCGCAACCCGCGCCGGGCCAAGGCCGGGCACAACGTCAGCCAGATGCACTACGCCAAGAAAGGCATCATCACTCCGGAGATGGAATACGTCGCCATCCGCGAAAACATGAAGCTGGCCGAAGCGCGTGAAGCCGGCCTGCTCAATGAGCAGCACGCCGGCCACAGCTTCGGCGCCAGCATTCCGAAAGAAATCACTCCCGAGTTCGTGCGCAGCGAAGTCGCCCGTGGCCGCGCCATCATCCCGGCCAACATCAACCACGTCGAATTGGAGCCGATGATCATCGGCCGTAACTTCCTGGTGAAGATCAACGGCAATATCGGCAACTCGGCGCTGGGATCGAGCATCGAGGAAGAAGTGGCCAAGCTGACCTGGGGCATCCGTTGGGGCTCGGATACGGTGATGGACCTGTCCACCGGCAAGCACATCCACGAGACCCGCGAGTGGATCATCCGTAACAGCCCCGTGCCGATCGGCACCGTGCCGATCTACCAGGCCCTGGAAAAGGTCGGCGGCATCGCCGAGGACCTGACCTGGGAGCTGTTCCGTGACACCCTGATCGAGCAGGCCGAACAGGGTGTGGACTACTTCACCATCCACGCCGGTGTTCTGCTGCGCTACGTGCCGCTGACCGCCAAACGCGTCACCGGCATCGTTTCGCGCGGCGGCTCGATCATGGCCAAGTGGTGCCTGGCGCACCACAAG contains the following coding sequences:
- a CDS encoding DMT family transporter, with product MPGYLYLAIAIAAEVVATTSMKAIDGFNKPLPLVLVVGGYGIAFWMLTLVVRTIPVGVAYAIWAGLGIVLVSIAAMFIYQQKLDLPAVLGMGLIVSGVVVIQLFSSATGH
- a CDS encoding NAD(P)/FAD-dependent oxidoreductase — its product is MSQALSTDVLIVGGGIAGLWLNARLRQQGFATVLLERGSLGGGQSLKSQGIIHGGAKYALHGALTGASEAIADMPRRWREALAGNGELDLSGVRVLSDAHYLWSPGTLAGNLTSFFASKAVRGRVDQVKGEQLPPALQHPKFKGKVYRLAELVLDVPSLIARLAELAGDSLLAAERIEPLQDNGELCGLIVDGRPIRAQRVVLSAGAGNAELLAALGIEQPAQQLRPLHMVLAKGPALKPLYAHCLGGGPKPRVTVTTHPAADGQWVWYLGGDLAEADGVARDETAQIQAAQKEMAALLPWVDQRQTRWATLRVDRAEPAQSGLVRPDNAFLAEQQRLLVGWPTKLALAPDFADRVLAALQRDMVQPAGHAPLPDLPRPALGQPVWEALLP
- the waaA gene encoding lipid IV(A) 3-deoxy-D-manno-octulosonic acid transferase — encoded protein: MNRLLYTLLLHLALPLIALRLALRARKAPAYARRIHERFALGLPAMKPGGIWVHAVSVGESIAAAPMIRALQTRHPELPITVTCMTPTGSERIQALFGDSVQHCYLPYDLPWAAARFINRAQPRLAVVMETELWPNHIHQCAKRGIPVALANARLSERSARGYARFGKLTAPMLAELSLIAVQTQTEAERFLDLGARFECVEVTGSIKFDLMIDAELLQRADALRQQWQATTRPIWIAASTHTGEDEIILAAHHQLLKSRPDALLILVPRHPERFNTVHELCISQGLTTRRRSTAEAVQTSDQVLLGDTMGELLFLYALADIAFVGGSLVANGGHNLLEPAALGKPVLSGPHLFNFLEIAAQLREAGALNEVENAGQLADKVAALLNEPSEMQRMSQAGLSVLKANQGALQRLLEGLQRLL
- a CDS encoding LysR family transcriptional regulator is translated as MNWNLDQLHLFVRTAECRSFSAVARESGRAQSAVSTAIALLETDLGVALFERSSGRQPQLTEAGAALLEQARSVLQQCERLDGRALGLARGEEARLRLAQDEAMPYQPVLASLEALAEAFPLLEVQLSSGAQGDVARKLLQRQADLGLLFHHEQMPRELESQRLGTIEMVTVCSPQHPLAALDSVERRDLAEHRQLLMTPQDSHYPGGEQISPLVWRADSFYVMAELVIRGVGWAWLPRHVAQYPTYQGHLQELRSDWAPLPLVVELVTRRDGALGPAASWLADCLARELLRPQA
- a CDS encoding TolC family outer membrane protein; its protein translation is MLRRLSLAIAVAAASVGLAQAAEAPLSSKTDLVTVYQEAAKNNADIAAARADYQARREVVPQARAGLLPNLSAGANYGDTRTEIDSPSATSSRSGLVYQANLSQPLFRADRWFQLQAAEATSEQAALELSATEQNLILQSAETYFAVLRAQDNLASTRAEEAAFKRQLDQANERFHVGLSDKTDVLEAQAGFDTARANRLLAERAVDDAFEALVTLTNRDYVAVEGIVHSLPVLAPTPNDAKSWVDTAAAQNLNLQASLYAVTAAEENLRQRKAGHAPTLDAVASYQQGDNDSLGFTNSAATGRTFSGDVSQRSIGLQLNIPIYSGGLTSSQVREAYQRLGQTEQLRESLRRQVVQNTRNLFRAVNTDVETVQARRQSIISNQSALEATEIGYQVGTRNIVDVLDAQRQLYSAVRNYNDARYDYILNNLRLKQAAGTLSPADLEALGSFLKPDYNPDKDFLPPDLASAAEDRLKNNQDF
- the thiC gene encoding phosphomethylpyrimidine synthase ThiC, whose product is MSTQQQKNLSESAQVDQQSVQPFPRSQKVYVQGSRPDIRVPMREISLDVTPTDFGGEINAPVTVYDTSGPYTDPNVTIDVRKGLADVRSAWIEDRGDTEKLPGLSSEFGQRRLNDAELSAMRFAHVRNPRRAKAGHNVSQMHYAKKGIITPEMEYVAIRENMKLAEAREAGLLNEQHAGHSFGASIPKEITPEFVRSEVARGRAIIPANINHVELEPMIIGRNFLVKINGNIGNSALGSSIEEEVAKLTWGIRWGSDTVMDLSTGKHIHETREWIIRNSPVPIGTVPIYQALEKVGGIAEDLTWELFRDTLIEQAEQGVDYFTIHAGVLLRYVPLTAKRVTGIVSRGGSIMAKWCLAHHKENFLYTHFDDICEIMKAYDVSFSLGDGLRPGSIADANDEAQFGELETLGELTKIAWKHDVQCMIEGPGHVPMQLIKENMDKQLECCDEAPFYTLGPLTTDIAPGYDHITSGIGAAMIGWFGCAMLCYVTPKEHLGLPNKDDVKTGIITYKIAAHAADLAKGHPGAQIRDNALSKARFEFRWEDQFNLGLDPDTARAYHDETLPKDSAKVAHFCSMCGPKFCSMKITQEVREYAKDQRIDAVDLDAEQGMQAKAAEFKAQGSQLYQKV